In the Palaeococcus pacificus DY20341 genome, one interval contains:
- a CDS encoding protein translocase SEC61 complex subunit gamma — MAEEGFTEKLKNFLGESKRVLLVTKKPSTKEFKMAAKITGLGMLLIGAIGMIIRIVGTLITGGS, encoded by the coding sequence ATGGCAGAAGAAGGGTTCACGGAAAAACTTAAAAACTTCCTAGGAGAGTCCAAAAGGGTTTTGTTAGTTACAAAAAAACCGAGCACCAAAGAGTTTAAAATGGCAGCAAAAATCACTGGGCTTGGAATGCTGTTAATTGGTGCTATCGGAATGATAATTAGAATTGTTGGGACGCTAATAACTGGCGGTAGCTAA
- a CDS encoding transcription elongation factor Spt5 produces MSKIFAVRVTVGQEENVASLIYSKAKTYNIPVFAILAPSKVKGYIFIEAESKSAVDEAIKGIRHAKGTLPGEVSFGEIEHFLEERPSVSGFEPGDIVELIAGPFKGEKAKVVRVDEAKDEIVVELIGAIVPIPVTVKGEYVRLISKRSNQ; encoded by the coding sequence ATGAGCAAGATCTTTGCAGTAAGGGTCACTGTCGGTCAGGAGGAGAATGTGGCTAGCTTGATTTATAGTAAGGCCAAAACATACAACATTCCGGTATTTGCAATATTAGCCCCAAGCAAGGTTAAAGGTTATATATTTATTGAAGCTGAGAGTAAAAGCGCCGTTGATGAGGCGATTAAGGGTATTAGGCACGCTAAGGGAACTCTCCCCGGAGAAGTGTCTTTTGGTGAAATTGAACACTTCCTTGAGGAGAGGCCAAGCGTCAGTGGGTTTGAGCCTGGAGATATTGTTGAGCTCATAGCCGGCCCGTTCAAGGGCGAAAAAGCTAAAGTCGTTCGTGTTGATGAGGCCAAAGATGAAATTGTCGTTGAGCTTATAGGTGCAATAGTCCCAATACCCGTTACCGTGAAGGGTGAATACGTTAGACTTATAAGCAAACGTTCAAACCAATAG
- a CDS encoding 50S ribosomal protein L11, with product MPQVVEVLVEGGKATPGPPLGPAIGPLGLNVMQVVQKINEATKDFAGMQVPVKVIVTDPKKKTFEIEVGKPPVSQLIKKELGLAKGSDAPRSNIVGDLPIEKAIAIAKTKMDQMLATDLKAATKEVIGTALSMGVTVDGKDPKQVQKEIDEGLYDEVFAKEEQ from the coding sequence ATGCCACAAGTAGTTGAAGTATTAGTTGAGGGTGGTAAAGCTACTCCTGGTCCACCACTAGGACCTGCAATTGGTCCATTAGGATTAAACGTCATGCAAGTCGTTCAAAAGATCAACGAAGCAACAAAGGACTTTGCGGGAATGCAAGTTCCAGTGAAGGTCATAGTCACGGACCCAAAGAAGAAGACATTTGAGATTGAAGTGGGTAAGCCACCAGTTAGCCAGCTCATAAAGAAGGAGCTTGGACTTGCCAAAGGTTCAGATGCTCCAAGGAGCAACATAGTTGGCGACTTGCCAATCGAGAAGGCAATAGCTATCGCAAAGACAAAGATGGATCAAATGCTTGCAACTGACTTGAAAGCAGCTACCAAAGAGGTCATTGGAACAGCATTAAGCATGGGTGTCACTGTAGATGGTAAAGATCCAAAGCAAGTTCAAAAAGAGATTGACGAAGGCCTCTACGATGAGGTATTTGCAAAGGAGGAGCAATAG